AACTTTTTCTCAATAAGCGCCATGAATAGTTCCGTCTTCCGTTTGTGAAGCGATGCAAGAAATTGCTTTCTTTCTTCTTCAATCTTTGGTGCGTTGTCTGGCCAGCCTACCTTGTTAAAGTAAGCTGTCATCCTGAAGTCCAAAGAATAATAACGATTGATAGAATTTAGTAGTGCAAAAAGAGGAAGTAATATTTTGTACAAGAAGCTGAAATTGAAGTTTTGCAAGCCACGTTTTCTAGCTTTTAGTTTTCACacatttttgaaagaaaagtcCGACCATACTAATTTTTTGAAACAACTTCTCCATCAAAATACACTCTTAGTCTTCATCGCCAAGAATTATGCCACTTTCTGCAGACATGCATCTTGAAACTAATGGTTAGATTAAGTAAGTTTAGAtgacaattaaaaaaaaaaaaaagaaaatctcAAACAGTATCAagtaatatcataaaatactGAATGTACCTTTCCTTGCCGCCACCGATTTTGAGCAATTCACCATACAAATCAACATCCCAAGTCACTCCCAATTGCTTCTGCTCAATCAAACCACTGAAGATTATGTCTCAAACCCATAAAATCAGAACAAAGAAAAATGACGCAATTTACTCAAAACACAAGACAACGCTCTAATGATCATCCAATTCACCCTATGGCAACatgaattgtttccataaagaaaagaaaaagatagAAAAACCAAGAgaattaaaagaaaacaaaaaaaagaaaatttatttacCTCAGCGAAAGTCTCATTGAAAGAAAGGCGATGGCCATCTTTTTCAGTGTCAACTAAAACACCATCACAATCGAACAATAAGGCCTTTGGAAGAACCGAAGGTGCAGCAGAAGTCATACATTTAACCCCTCCAAACCCCACATCACCGCTCAAAGTTCTTTTCTTGAATATCAAGCCAGCTAATCTTGAACCACCCAATACTAACGAAGAAGATGGCGATGATAAAAATGCGGTCTTTCTCGGCAAAGGCAGCGGCAAATGGCGGGTAAATACAGCACAACAAGATGATGAAGCTGTGAGAGGGGGAGAGAGAGGGGTTACCGCCATTGAAGTCTTCTCTCAACTTTTCCTTTCTGCTCAATCTCAGTTTTCATTCGGTTATACGGCCCTTATTTGTTTCGTTCGTGTCACAAAATTTTTATCCTCATACAAACCAACAGAAGAATTCAACCAGCGACTCGAACCCATTCCATTTCTTTaaactataaaaaaaatgtaaagaCTATTGTTTGGGTTCAATTTGGACAAACCCAAAATAAGTCAAGCCCAAGAAAATATAATTGAACGGACAAATGAGATTAAGAGCTGACAAGGaattcaaaaatatttgaataaatcaaCAACGTGCAATTAGTGGAAAGATAGTGAGAGATGATGGAATAAGGGCACCTACAATAGGGTGTTAAAATGAGTGTTATAACACTCATTTAACACCTCCTCTCCATTGTGAGTGGGCGTTAATGTGAACGCCCCTCTgtcagtttattttttttttaaattggacagttagcgacggtttttgaaaaatccGTTgtaaatttgcgacggtttttcctCTCCATTGTGAGTGAGCGTTAGTGTGAACGTCCCTCTgtcagtttatttttttttttaaattggacagttagcgacggtttttgaaaaatccGTTGTAAATTTGCGATggttttttgaaaaaccgtcgctgcCACGCGGACATCTCttgttttgaaataattttttattttccacGCGGATCCCACAcgtatttaaaataatttttaaaaaaaattttttttttcttaacggtaggatttttttgtttttaatttttttttcaattatttgtAACGGTTAGTTAACGGCTAGTTTTAAATGTTTTCTATAAATACCCACAAATTTGTACAAAAATTTTCATTCCAACTCACTACAATATCCAATTATACTCTCTAATATTCTcccatctatttttttttaagttccaaaaatcttattttctatccgaaaaatgaaaataataaggCATTTTTTACAAATTTCTTTAATTCTACAAACAACTcgcaagaatatccatcttccCAAAATCCACAAATTCCACCAAATTATCAATACCCACATCCATTTCCAAATATGGTGTTTCCTTCCCAAAATCTTCAAAATTTCTAAGGTTTTGGAAATTCTATGAATCATTCGAATTGTGCGCCTCGAGGTCCATATCAACGCTTCCAGCCGAATATTAGCAAAACAttgtttaataaatatattttaaaaaacattaatattattttttaaaattaataaaattattttattacgaagttagattattttaaaaattaaattaatgatttaaataatgtaaaatatttaaaacatatttctttaatatgaaaaaatttaaagatgaatGAGTGGACTGTGAGACCCATGAATAATGAGTTATAATGTTAATAGAAATGTGGGTAAAAGAGATATGTTGTTATAATGAGTATGTGACAGTGGACCCCAGGCTTTTTGATGAGTTGGTGGGTGTTGTGGGTGCTCTAACAAGGGAGCATGAGATTCGTCCGATAGTCTAGAGAAAAACAACTAAACTCATCACTCAACAAATTGATCCACCAGCAAATCGGcatattttcatatttcaagttttcttattttctaggCTTCTCGTTACAGTTTTCATCATTTATTGTCATCaacgtttttatattttatgttttcgaATTCCTACATATTCTTGTAGAGAGAAAATCATGTTAAAAGtttatttcttaaattttatcgtCATTTACGTCATATTCCATTATTTTGGTGCATATTAGTCTAAGATATTGTAATTAACGATCGAATTTAGAATTCACACCGTTTGAATAGTTAGAAGTTAGATTTTTTAGTCAAATGATCAAATCTATTAAGGCAAGTCACGGCAGTAACCATCCCAAAGAGGTTGaaatgatcgagcaaaacttacACTATATAATAATCGGTAAAACATCAATAAAATTAAAGCTCGATATAATcacaagtgcacgatgtcaagtaataatatagtatacAAGAGCACGAGTATCGTTTCTCCAGAGACCGTATTTCACGATTACTATTTCCACTTATTAAACTTTTAGCAAtgatgatttgattgattacttACTACTAGaatgatgaaataaaaaattaccaAATAATTCAAAGATTAAATGATGAAGTTGATAAACTAAAATGATTAACTAAGGATTCaatgataaatgaatttgtTTGGAATCTTGGTTCACCTATCCCTcgctcatttaattaattttttcgaCAATGATCCCTGCTTTTGACGGGATTTCCTAAAGTGTTGATACCAACACTTTAGGAATTTAGGTACTTAAGTCTGGAGGTCCTGAATTCAAGTGTTGGGGAAGGCGAAAAAATCACTTTCAGGGGTGGGATATTCTATGATTGACGGTGTATAGGCATGGGCCGAGgcccatgctggaccatcctaacgacctAGGCTAAGGCtcatgttggttcagcctaatggtcTATGATCGTTACAGGAGTATTCTTGCTCTGCTCTGGAAGGCCACGTCAAGCCAGTAAGGCTCGTGGGTTTTTTGAGATTATTTGTTCTTTGCCTCTCTTTTGCTCCTTTGGCTTAGTTTTTTATGATAAATCATTTTTTCATTCTTGGTTTCAAGTGCTTGGTGTCAGTTTTTACCCCAACGGTTATCATTTAGCAACCGGTGGGGAAGATAACACATGCCGAATATGGGATCTGAGGAAAAGGAAATCTTCGTACAATATACCTGCTCATTCTAACCTTATTTCTCAAATCAAATTTGAACCTCATGAGGGATACTTTTTAGTTACTGCTTCATATGACATAACTGCTAAGGCATATACATATTATAAACTATGACTTCTGGAAAGGTTTTATAATACATCAGCTAGGCTTTCCCCCCTCTTTTGTTTGTATCCGTGAAACTTATCATAGCATTTCATTTTAGGTCTGGTCGGTCCTCGAGAGATTTCAACCTCGTAAAGACTTTGTCTGGTCATGAATCAAAAGTTACCTCGCTTGATATTGTGGGAGGTCAATCCCTCTGAACATCAGTggcttattattattttgtctgCAGTTGCATATTGTTATGATCTTTTGGGTTTTTTTGTGTCGGccaattttttagaaaatgtaataaaaactatttttcttTTAAGTTGGAATTTTATGCATTATGTCACTTTTGTTTGGCTTGCATTTGATTTGTGGAAGCGGATGCTTTTTAATTTTATTGGTTTTAATAAATGCTTCAGGAATTATATGGTTAATCATCTAAATTTCTGTTACTGGtcttttttcttgatctttggTGCACAGCGAGTAGTATGAGTTGAGGCAAGGTGAcgcgatcccgcccacgagatctttgatttgtcctgatctttgaaacaagtaattgataggtgttATAATCGCCtttagatcacgcggtctagcaacaattaatcgaagatagaaacaatctcgttcaagagaacctccaaagaacccgtccttggcaaccctcgtgatattcgattgacaaacgccacaaaagataaatcttttgataagtttgatttgatacgacgcaaaagttataacgaaacttaagcttgtttttgagagaattctcaaagaaagttttatataaaactcaattaatgaCTCAAAAGTTTACAATGATAGATTTTCGAGTATATATTGTTCACAAATctcaaagatatcaaatctagttaccaaaataatttaaactctAATTTAGGAACAAATATTCTCGCCTAAAactaaaggacacggaccccgtgtaggcctccggatgagggtccgtgtacactcggccaaaatattctccagcaaacaaaagacacggaccccgtgtatgggtccggatcagggtccgtgtaggctcgggatTTCTCTTCCTCAAGTgtataggacacggaccccgtgtgcaggtccgtgtagcctcggtctgatctaacaatgcttgaatgataatccttTGGCTTCCGAACTCACTCTcatgcatcacgaacctttCGGCACTTTGCTCCTTGCCCGTGAGCCCTCCTTGATTGATCATAAGTCCCTGCAACGCTACCAtgatcgcatcatcctccccttcttgaaaaggatttgtcctcaaatctttgatacctacacaaaaacgaagcaagttagtaataacaagaattgtatgactaatatgcttacctttaaactcaagtttgtaggtgccATCCATTGCGTGCCCCATCACTGTTTGGAATCCCAGCTCCATGGCTGCCCTCTCCATGTAATCATTAATTACACCAATCATCAAATAATAAGTGACATGAATTGATAAGGAGAATATATCATTAagcattataaaaattaaattcctccccttcttagGCCTAGTTAACACACAAATGATATCCGTACACGTGTACGACCttagctcactaggaataagacataGTTCATGCACGATATAAGAATCTAGCCAAAATGTCAATCTcttatatgcaatgcatgtttcacaatTCCACTCAACATatctcttcatatgcaaccaacacatataatcatgcatgttatcaaagataaaaacaccactatatgcatcactagtacgtaactcatgcaatgaatatagaatgaagaatttattctccttaaaattGTACTCATTATGCACATAAAAATTCTGATATTCATTCATGCTCTTTTCAACGCCATCATCAAACAAATATGAATCATGCACATAGAACACATCAGatgtactatccatgtaatCATTTAACACAACACAAGAATTTAATTCTAATGCCCTCAAGTCATTGACATGCCAAAagctcatcaatttgacaatctttgaacactcaaaataactaacatttgaatttaattcatgcattATATCACCATCCTCAACGCTGTGACTCCCTGACAAAATCGTCATCTCATCGTTAGACCATTTGGACATCACACTTTCAACACTCACCCCAAATTCTTGAGCACAACACAACAATGAACTAAGATAAGGACTAAAATCATACCTCATGcttgttgcgttggcaactatGCTTACCTCACGGTGATTGCTCTCAACGccaaatggatcatcccattgcaTTTTTACTCCTTCCACATTTGCTCGTCTCCTCATCACAACTTCATCATAACCCTGCAAatgagaaataacaatgctcgggattgaaccggctatatcatcacaagaataataaaccactttgtacaaaggtactttaaGGGGTTTATACAAAAGTAAACAACtctcatcctcactcttttcactcttttgggccttaaaattatttttcttttctttttctttttctttggcctctttttctttttcttttctttctatggccatctcactcttttgatcactcattctttcggccaatttaaattttctttcacTCTCACAATTAAATTGCAGTTGATCATCAGTATTTACAATTGAAATAGGTTGATCAAgaaaggtacatgatgaatcataacatgcgtgcatcaaattattactactttcttctttctcctccatAGCACACACATTAGAAGCAAATCCACCATCTAAGAATTCACCCTCCACAGCACAACACTctatgctcaagtcagaaatcagtggagtaccaacctcctcaattctctcaacctccactttagGTTCAACAACAATGCTCACGTCAACTCCACACTCGACTGCATTCTTAGATTCACATTCAACTCTAGACTCCAGTACATTCATCTCCTCCTTTGTAAATTGGCTAATATCATGTCCAAACTCTAGACACCAAATACATTGAATATCATAAGTactaacatttgaaattttAGATGTACCTTGATACCCATGCTTCAAAAGCATCTTCGGTCTAGTCATGACCTTCTTCTCTTCACTCGACCTTCGTGCGGATGTCAAAAACTCCTTCCACGAGTCACTCCCATGCCTACCACTCGATTTACACCTCCTATCATCACGATCCAAATGCAATGCTTTATCCccaccaaatctactacctcgtctcttctcattagcactaccctcaagcctatccaacctttaatgtaaaggcttaagctccttctcccttattctatcaatcccctttaacattgtttgaaattgaagatcgtcaaccattatacctgcaagaaaaggttagtataaaacaataaaagaataaagtttcctcaccacaaattctcactagtcactccaatgaaaattcactcgcactcgtcttttttcctcaccacaaaacctcacaaatcactccaatgaaaattcactctactcaaatattttcactcaagtgagaatcctcaagggggcgcttaagtctcgtggcttccacgtatcaaacttatgagatcaatccTGTGACGCTTGAAACTCGACTCACTTAGACCACACAAGGATAAGCAACTTTGGAAATTGACTAGAATGCGACTAAATGACAGGGACAAACTTAACGCTGAAATATAAGcgctaaaattccaacaaacacccgattcaaaaatttttttttcggaAGTTTTTTTCGagtgaacagtaactccggcgGATAAACAGTAATTCCGGCATGAACAGTTTCGTGAATAATTTCGGCGGATGAACAGTAACTCTGCCAGATGAACAGTAATTTCGGCAACAATGAACAGTATCTCGGCAGATGAATAGTACCGTGAACAGTAAATCCGGCAACTAATAGTAATTTCGGCGACGATGAACAATATCTTGGCGGATGAATAGTGCCGTGAACAGTAAATCTGGCGTTGAACAGTAATTTCGGATATGAACAGTACTTCCGATTAGTACAGTAAGTCCGACATCAACAGTAACTCCGCAAGAACAGTAACCCCGgtgaacagtaattccggcCATGAACAGTAAATCGcgatttttttttgtagattcaacaaatccgtagaaatcgctacacgaaaatcggtattgaaaatcctacgaagaattgaacggatacgcttacttgaatcaaaaaccaaaagctctgataccacctgacgcgatcccgcccacgagatctttgatttgtcccgatctttgaaacaagtaattgataggtgtgataatcgcctctagatcacgcggtctagcaacaattaatcgacgatagaaacaatctcgttcaagagaacctccaaagaacccgtccttggcaaccctcgtgatattcgattgacaaacgccacaacaaataaatcttttgataagtttgatttgatacgacgcaaaagttataacgaaacttaagcttgtttttgagagaattctcaaagaaagttttatataaaactcaattaatgaCTCAAAAGTTTACATTGATAGATTTTCGAGTATATATTGTTCACAAATctcaaagatatcaaatctagttaccaaaataatttaaactctAATTTAGGAACAAATATTCTCGCCTAAAactaaaggacacggaccccgtgtaggcctccggatgagggtccgtgtacactcggccaaaatattctccagcaaacaaaagacacggaccccgtgtatgggtccggatcagggtccgtgtaggctcgggatTTCTCTTCCTCAAGTgtataggacacggaccccgtgtgcaggtccgtgtacacgtccgtgtagcctcggtctgatctaacaatgcttgaatgataatccttTGGCTTCCGAactcactcccatgcatcacgaacctttCGGCACTTTGCTCCTTGCCCGTGAGCCCTCCTTGATTGATCATAAGTCCCTGCAACGCTACCATGGTCTCATcacaaggaaaatattttttccgcAAGACAAATTTGTCTATATATAAGTGCAATAAGGAATGACAATCGTCCCCAAGATACAACAACTTCGATCCAGAATTCCAGCATCTCAAGTTCTGGATGTCCGCGAACAATGTATATTTATGAACTTTCAAGTTTCGAAAATGTATGCGAAGAATTAAAAGTATGAATGTATGCAGAGGAAAGGAAGATATAATTGAGTAACCAGTACCACATAAAGGTTGCACCCTTATATGATAAGCCATGGGACGCGCACAAGCCAAGGGACACACGGTTCTGCGCCAAAGGACGATCACACGAGACGCACCGGTTTGGACTGGAGGGTGCAAACTTTTGGATGCATTGGATCGGACTGGAGGGTGCAATCTTtgtttcgaaaataaaaattattttccaaataaattttgtcaaaaaatattaatacagTCAAGAGATATCACCTCACTGCACGCACCGCGTCGAGCGCGCGAGTGCATGTGTTTCACCGAGACCCAACCTATCAGCGTCTTCCCCCTTCCAAAAACTTTTGGTGCCTTTTGGGGCCCAAACCCTTAGCTCAAACTTGGAGCTTATAAGGAAGAATATACTTGGTTTATTGTCCAATGTGAGACAACTTCCACTTCCTTTCATTTACTACTTACAACTTTTCTAACAATCCCCAACATGAATAAAATTAATGCATATATGCAGATTCACTTGAAAGCTCTTTTGAATTATTATTGAATCAGGATAGGTAGTTTTTTTACTTTAAATCTTCCTTAGATTTACCACTTGTGTAGTGACGTGATGTCTTGAACTAGCCAATTGTTTATGTAAACAAAGTCAACAATACTTACACAACAATGATTCTAACATATTATTGTTCTCATGTTGTGTCCATTTCGACCCTATACCATTTCTTAGACTCATAAATGTTTTTCATTGAAGTGGCCATTACTTCTCACTTATATAAGTAATCTACTATCTAGAGTATCATGTCATATCCTACCTCCTAGATATAAGAATCATTAAAAGAGAACTTACATGTTGCAGGTCTTTTCTACTTGGATTTTTATAGGAGAGCCTTCACTGATTCCAAGTATTCAAACTAATATTTTCCCATTGAACAAAGGTCTTTGGATCTCCAATTCACAAGGTTGGTTTaccgttaaaaatattttattttgtgggaTTTAAGCTCATTCCTCTTAACAATTTGTACATTTTATCTCTTTGTAGTAAATGAATCTATTAGGTTTTCCTTTGATTTCACATATTCAATATAAATAACCCCGTTCGAGATCAATTGTCTTATGGTATTATGTCTCAGGCAAATGTGTCGATACTTGCCATTGTATATACTGCTTTGTGCTCTTACTATCGCCGATTAACTATCACAATGCATAATAATAGAAGATACTAACTTATTCCAACAAGGAATATCTTCTAAGAAACTTATCAACCATTCGGTTTCTTACCTAGCTTATCTAAAGCAATGAATGGAGAACTCGGATTCAAGACTGTTCTTGCTTATTTTTCAATGTGGGATAACTTTCACTTCCTTTTGTTTACTACTCACCAATTATCTAACAATTTCTTGTATCATCTTATGCAGATGGACAATGTATTGTTACTGTTTCACATGATCGAACTATCAAATTATGGGAAGTAAATAAATTGAGAAAGAAAAGGCAACGGAAATTGGCTGAACCAGACCCGAATGAGATTTGTTTAGTTGTTTTGTACTGCCGGGCTCGCGTATCCTTGAATATAAAAGAAAGTTCGTGAAATTTTGGTCTGAGACCCTAGCCTCATCTCGCGGATACGAGTATCGTTCATCTTGTTAATTCGTCCCAACGCACTTGCAGTGCCTTTTGCACAGGTTCTCATTTTCTCGCATTTTGGGCATGTTCCTTCTACTCGAGGGTACCCAGGTAGGAACCAATTACAACTTCTCTGGATTGAAGCAGCATATGCATGCGTGTTTCCAACAATTCCAAATTGTGCATTGAGCCTAAATTGGAATTCCAGTTCAAATGGGCCAGAATTCATGTGGATTTGGTTTTAGTACCGTAATCAATCAACTCTTGTAGTTCGGAATTGGACTGCTTGAACCAATAATTGAAAATTGTTTCCTTGGATTTCAAAAGGAAGACGATTTGTGTAgtgaaaaatcaattatttaacaATCACAAATGCTACaagtatattattttatttcttaaaagatcagatttgatttatacaaatataCAGTTTCGTGAATAAACCAAGTTATTTATGCATACTAAAATATCTTAAAGTTCAATATTAATTAACGACTTTTGTTATAGTTCTATACGCTTacaatcttcaatttgtttttaaatatcaaaacccAATCGCAAATCCTCGGTTTAGTTCATGGTTCTAGAACCATAACCATGGACGATTTCGGTTTTAGGGGTGCTGATTTCAATTTCAGCTCACAAGTCCTGAATTAAAATGCCTAATCGTAGCCACTATGCAATTCTGTTTGTTTGCACTCAAACGTGCACTTAACATAGAATAAGAGCATGCAACATGCAAACGTTATATGTGATTTGTAGCATGTGTGGAGCCACTATAATAtcaatgtatttgaaaatattcACATAGAGCAGAGCACAAAGGTATAGATGTATACTAATGGGTCCAGAAATTACAACAAAGATGCCTTGTAGGGTGCATTGGTACGCTTCCCCTATAAGTGAAAAACCATTGTCATGGCGAAATACAAGCACTCAAATTTAGCCTTTCACCATTCTCCTGGCTCAAGTAGGATAATAGCCACAAAAGAAAAATCCAAAGAACCAACCTCAACATAAGCAGAGGTTTTACAAAAATGGCACCTCACTGGAGATTCAAGACGGATCGAAGACATGATCAAATCCCAATTTATGACTGTTTTGAAGGGCGTGCTTTAAACTTGGAATCACAGTCTTTCTCAGTCGAAATTACATCAATAGCAATGCTTCCGACTCTGACCTCCATTGCTTCCCTTCCATCGTTCTCACATTTCTTGTCGGAACGACCATTGTCAATCACCTTTTGAGGCAGAGAGGGCGTAAGCTGTCGAGACCGTCCTCTAATCCATGGATGATTAAGACATTGTGCTGCAGTTGGTCTCTTCTCAGGCACGAATTCTAACATCTGAACAAGAAAATCTGCCGTCTCATTCGCGTCCTGTTCACAGAACTCGTATTTTTCCATGAGCACCTTCTCAAGAGGCCAAAATTTTAACCTTCTAATATGTCTCAGTTCTCCAAATCTGTTAAAAAATTCACGTGAGTAACGCCCGCCTAAGGCTACCTGCAGATTATGTTTATCAAACAACACGGGATTTCAGAAAGTATATACCAAGGGCAGCAAGCTGCACAGTGCAAGccacatacaatttcaaaaaagaTTCTATTTCAAGGTTGATGGGATGGATTGCTATAAAATAAGCAGACAGAAACCGCTCACCTTGCGCGGCATTATTCCAAGGAGCTCCATCATCAAGGCCAAATGATCCTTCAGAGTCAATAAAAAGTATTAGGTATATAACATTAACTGGCTATTTATATAAAATGAACACTTACAAATTACACCCCACCCCCACCCCCACCCCCACCAACACATGCAACACGATGTCGTTTCCTTTGGTAAATGAATCTAAAgttgagaaaaattcacttgaaaAATGAAGAAGCAACCT
This sequence is a window from Primulina tabacum isolate GXHZ01 chromosome 17, ASM2559414v2, whole genome shotgun sequence. Protein-coding genes within it:
- the LOC142531737 gene encoding CBBY-like protein, translated to MAVTPLSPPLTASSSCCAVFTRHLPLPLPRKTAFLSSPSSSLVLGGSRLAGLIFKKRTLSGDVGFGGVKCMTSAAPSVLPKALLFDCDGVLVDTEKDGHRLSFNETFAEKQLGVTWDVDLYGELLKIGGGKERMTAYFNKVGWPDNAPKIEEERKQFLASLHKRKTELFMALIEKKLLPLRPGVAKLLDQALGNGVKVAVCSTSNEKAVSAVVSFLLGPERAEKIQIFAGDVVPRKKPDPAIYLLAAETLGIEPSSCVVVEDSAIGLAAAKAAGMKCIVTKSGYTGDEDFSNADAVFDCIGDSPEEGFDLAFCGGLLQK